The genomic window CTCGAAGACACAGCGGTACTCCACCTGCAACACCGCAGAGTCGCTGCTGGTACACGCGGCTATCGCGGACACGTTCCTGCCGCTGGTCCTGGAGGAGTTGCAGAGCCGCGGCGTCACCGTGCACGGCGACGCCCGCGTGGCGGGTTTCAGCGATGCGGTGGTCGCCGCCACTGACGACGACTGGGGTACGGAATACCTGTCCCCGGACATCGCGGTGGCCGTCGTCGACTCCCTGGACGACGCCCTCGACCACATCCGGCAGTGGGGCACCGGCCACACCGAGGCCATCGTCAGCGAGTCGACCACCGCGACCAGGCGTTTCGTGGCCGGCGTGGATGCGGCGGCAGTGATGGTCAACGCGTCGACCCGGTTCACCGACGGCGGCGAGTTCGGTTTCGGCGCGGAGATCGGCATCAGCACCCAGAAACTGCACGCCCGCGGTCCGATGGGCCTGCCGGAGCTGACCTCCACGAAATACGTGGTGACCGGAAACGGTCACACTCGCTAGAAGCGAGAAATCAACGGCAGGCCCGCAGCGCCGTCAGCGTCGCGTTGACGTCGAAGAGCGGGCCTTCGTTGCTGTCCCAGCCGCCGTCGACACGTTGTGCCTCACCCAGCCGCTTCCAGGCGCTCTGCAACAGCCAGTCGTCACCCAGGTTGACCCGGCGCAGCGCCACCGTCATCGCCGCCACATCGGCCGGGGACATGTCCGGCAGGCGGCTGCCGAGCACCTGCTGGACCCGGGCCGACTCGTAGAAGAACTGCTGCTGATGCAGGAGCCCGGCGGCGTGCCAGCCGGTGGCCAGGAACGACGGCCAGCTGCCGTCCGGCCGGAGCTGGGCGGCCACCCACGTCGCGGACGAGCGCGCTACCTCGTCGTACGGCGAACGGGTTTGAAAAGGGTCGGTCGCGACCGCGACGGCGGTGAGCCAGAAGCCGGCCAGCGACGTCAGGTACAGGGTCGCCTCCGGGTCGCCGGGCAGCGCCCACGGTGGCGCCTGCCCGGCCAGCGACTCGTGCTCCTGCCAGGTGCCGTCGCCGCGCTGGGCCGAGGCCAGCCACTGCAGGGCCCGCTCGCCGATCGGGCTGTTGAGGACGCCGATGTCGTCCAGCTCGGCCAGGCGGAAGCAGGTGGCGTCGATCGAGGGGATCGCACCGTCGTCGGCGGAGGCGGGCCAGCCGCCCTCGGGCAACTGCCCGGCGGCGATCCGGTCCACGATTTCCGGCAGAGGCGGCTGACCGGTCCTGATATGGGACAACCGCGCCCGCTCGACGGGGTCACCATGGGCGACCACATATCCGATCGCGGCGTCTATATCGATCACGATGACGACCGTACCGGCCGAACCTATGGAACGCAGGCCCCTCCACTTCGGGGAGTCACCCGTTGGTGACCCCCCGGGGTGAAAACGATCAGTACGACGGGAGGGACGGGTCGACCGTGCTGACCCAGGAGACGATGCCGCCCTGGACGTGCACGGCGTCCTTGAAACCGGCCGCCTTGAGTGCCGCGAGCGCCTCCGCCGAGCGCACGCCCGACTTGCAGTGCAGGACGATCTGCTTGTCCTGCGGGAACTGCGCGAGCGCGGCACCGGACAGGATCTCGCCCTTGGGGATCAGGACCGCGCCGGGGATCCGGTTGATCTCCCACTCGGCCGGCTCGCGGACGTCGGCCAGGAAGATGTCCTTGCCGCTGTCCTGCCAGTCCTTCAGCTCGCGGGCGGTGATCGTGGAACCGGTGATCGCCTCCTGCGCCTCCTCGGAGACCGCGCCGCAGAAGTCCTCGTAGTCCTCGAGCAGGTCGGTGACGGTCGGGTTGTCGCCGCAGAGCGCGCAGTCCGGGTCCTTGCGGACCTTGATCTTGCGGTACTCCATCTCCAGGGCGTCGTAGACCATCAGCCGACCGACCAGCGGCTCACCGATGCCGGTGATCAGCTTGATCGCCTCGTTGACCTGGATCGAGCCGATCGACGCACAGAGCACACCGAGCACGCCACCCTCGGCGCAGCTCGGGACCATGCCGGGCGGCGGCGGCTCCGGGTAGAGGCAGCGGTAGCAGGGACCGTGCTCCTCCCAGAAGACCGAGGCCTGGCCGTCGAAACGGTAGATGGATCCCCAGACGTACGGCTTGCCGAGCAGCACGGCGGCGTCGTTGACCATGTACCGCGTGGCGAAGTTGTCGGTGCCGTCGACGATCAGGTCGTACTGGCTGAAGATCTCTTTGACGTTGTCGCGGTCCAGCGCGGTGTTGTGGATGACCACGTTCACCAGCGGGTTGATCTCGGCGATGCTGCGGGCCGCCGACTCCGCCTTGGGTGTGCCGACGTCGGAGACACCGTGGATGACCTGACGCTGCAGGTTGGACTCGTCGACCGTGTCGAAGTCGATGATGCCGAGCGTGCCCACCCCGGCCGCGGCCAGGTAGAGCAGCGCCGGCGAACCGAGACCGCCCGCGCCGACCGCGAGGACCTTGGCGTTCTTCAGACGCTTCTGCCCGTCCATCCCGACGTCGGGGATGATCAGGTGACGCGAGTAGCGGCGGATCTCGTCGACGCTCAGCTCAGCTGCCGGCTCGACGAGCGGAGGCAGACCCACATTCACTCCCCGGGTTGATGGTAAGGATCGCCGCCCATTGTTGCTCGATTCGCGGGCTCGCACCCATGACGTTGGCCACCGGCCCGACATGCGGGATGACGGAATAACTCAGGCGATCGGCTTACCCTGATAACGGTCGCCGTCCAGGTACGGCCACGCGTTCGCGGTGCACCCCTTCAGACCGAACGTCTGCTGCTGCATCACCGGCGCCGGTTCGCCCTTACCCGGACACGCCTCGTGACCGTGCCCCAGCTCGTGCCCGACCTCATGATTGATCGTGTAACGGCGGTAGGTCGTCAGCCGGTCCCCGAACTCCGGCACCGCCCCGGCCCACCGGGCGGCGTTGATGATCACCTTTCCGGGAAGCCGGCACGAGGTGTAACCGTCGGTGTCCAGGCCACCGGCCGCGCACATCTTCTCCGAGGTCTTCGCGGACGCCAGGTAGATGGTGAAGTCCACGTCGTCGCCGGCTTTCGCGGCCCGGCGCAACCGCAGTTCACCACTGTGCACCCAGCTGCGGTCGTCACCGAGAGTCTCGTCGATCACCTCGGCGAAGCCGGCCGGTGACGTGTCCTCGACGACCTCCTCGACCGCGACCCGGAAACGGTACAGACGGCCACTCTCGCCGAGCATCGGGCCACGGCTCCGTTCGTACGAGAAATCGCCGCTCTTGCCCTTTTTCTTGCTGGTCGGCTCCTCCAGCGGTGCCCCGGTCATCGTGACAGCCGGTGTCGGGCCCGCCGGAACACCGATCTCGCCCGCCGGCTGGGCGACCTCCGGTTTGTCCCGCACCGAATCGATCGGCTGCCCACCGGTCCACACCTCATGACCGACGACCAAAGCCGTCAAGACCACCATGGTGTACGCCACCAGAACCGCCCGCCTGCGACGGCGAACCTGGCGAGTCGTCACCGACTCCGGAACCATGTGCCGGGCCGGAGACGGCCGGGAGTGCGCGGGAACGTAATCGATCTCCTCGCGCTCCGCGACCTCGTGCTGGGACAGCACCGCCGGCAGGAAGTCGGGGGCGGGTTCCTCGTCCGGCACCGGTTCGGACGCCGCGGGCACGTAGATCCGCTCCTCGGTGACCGGCTCGAACTCCGGGGCGTGATGCCGGCCCGCCAGTTCGGGGATCGACTCGACCCGGGGCGTCACGGGCGGGTTCTCCGCGAGGTTCCGGTCCAGCAGGTTCTTCGGCGGCCACAGGTTGTCCGGCAGCTCGGCCGGCAGGCGCAGACTCGGCGGCAGGCCGCGCCGGTTCGGGGTCCGCGGGTAGCGGTCCTCCAGCGGGATGTCGTCGGCGTACACGTTCCGGGCCGGCTTCTCGTCGACCTCGAGGGCGGGCTCTGGCTCGACCGGGCCGCCCAGCCAGCCGTTGTCCGGCGCGGGCGGGCGGGGCGCCTCGGGCAGTGCTCTCATTCCGCCGGAGCGACTCGATCGGCGGCCACCGGCGGCTCGGAGGCCCACCGAGGTTCCCGGAGCCGCCATCGGGTCGCCGGGGGCCGGGGCGGGCGGCTCCAGCTCCGGCGTGCGGGGCTGGGACGCGGCCAGGCGTTCGGCGGCCAGCTCCAGGATGCCGCGGGTCATCTCCGGTCCCCTCGCCGGCGGCGCCGTCTCCGCTACTTCCGGCGGCTTCGCCACCGGGCGCCGACGGGCCGCCCGCTCCCCCACCGGGCGGGGCTCTGCCCTGGTCACGGTGGTCTTGCGGGCCGGGGCGCGTTCGGTCGCCGCTCGCGCTGAAGGGCTCTTGACCGCGTCCGGTTCCAGGTTCTCCCCGGCGGTGGACTTCTTGGCGGCCGGTTTACGGGCGGGCTTGCGGGCCGGGTCGGTGGAGGCGGTCACCGGAGACTTCGCGGTGGCCGTCGCAGGCACGGTACGGGCGCGGGCCCGGCCTCGCCGCTCACTGCCGGCGTCCGGGTCAACAGGGCCATTTGTCGCGTTTGCCATAGCAAGCGAAAGCCTGCCACGACTTACCGTCCGTCACAGGACTTTCGCGTTTCCGTACCTGTCAGAGACGCGGCCCGGCCAGGTTCTTGTCGTTGCGGCGCGGCCAGGAGTACGGCGTACAGCCCCGTAACGTCAGCGTCTGCTGCACCATCACCGGGGCCGGGCCGCCCGCCTCGGGACAGCCCTCGTGCCGGTGGCCCAGCTCGTGCCCGACCTCGTGGTTGATCACATATTGCCGGTACTCGGCCAGCCCGGCCTTCGCGGCCAGGTAGGGCGTCGACGACTTCCGCCAGCGGTCCAGGTTGATGATCGCCTTGCCGCTGGTCCGGCACGAGGTGAACGGCACCCCGCCGATCCGGATGTCGGTGCCGCCCCGTTCGCACATCCGCCCGGCCGTGACCCGCGTCGCCAGGTAGATCGTGAAGTCGGCCTTGTCCGACCCGGCAACCAGTTGCAACCGGAACTTTCCGGAGCCGGCCCAGCTGCGCTCGTCCTCCAGCACCGCCCGGACCCGCTCGGTGAAGTCGGCGACGTCCTCGCCACTGCCCTTCTCCACGGCGACCTTGAAACGGCGGAGCGTGCCCTTGCTCCCGGCCACCGGCCCGCGCTCACTGGAGAACGTGAAGTCGCCGGAGCCCTTGGACGGCACTTTCCCGGCGAGCTGAAGAACGCCCTCGGCCAGAGTTTCCTCAGCCGGTTCGCTCGGTTCAGCCGGTTCGCTCGGCCTGGTCGTCCCACTTACCGACGGCTCTTCTAAAGGCTCGGCGGCCGCCGCCGGACTGCCCGGCTGGACCGGCTCAGCCCTCCACCGGCTGCTGATGGCAATCGTCGCGAGCAGCAGCAAGGTCGCGGCCAGCACCACGAACCAGGTCCACTGCCATCGGTCACCACGGGAGATCACCTTTCGGAGATTTCCACATGTCACTCACCGTGCCCAGCCGGGGACAATCTTGGTGCGTTTCGTTACACGTTCCCGCTGGTGGACTGATGGGCCTCGGTCAGCAGGCCGACGATGGCACGGCCCACCAGACGGGGGACCTCCATCTGAGCGACGTGGCCGACCCCGGGCAGGATCAGCAACCGGCCGTCCGGGACGATCCGGGCCACCTGAGCCGGCACCCGCGGGTCGATCAGCTTGTCGGTGAGACCCCCGATGACAAGCGTCGGCGCCTCGATCCGGGCGGCCAGGCGCCACTGCGAGTTGTCACCCGGCAGATAAGCCCGCAAGAAGCTGCCGACCAGGCCCCGCAGGGTGCCGAGATAGGCCCGCGGGTAGTGGGCGACGGTGTAGCGGAGCTGGATCTCGGCCATCGCCTCGGCCCGACGCTGCGGATGCACCTTCGTGGTGTCCCCGAAACACGCCGCCAGCACCTGCTCGGCCATCTCCTCAGCGGTCACCCGGGTGAGTGCCCAGGCCATCAGGCGCTCGGCACCGGGCAGCGCGAGCAGCGGCAGCACCGGGCCCTGCGCGGTCCGGCGCGGGTCCAGGAACGGCATCGCCGGCGAGATCAGCGTGAGGGTCCGGACCAGGTCGGGCCGGAGCGCCGCCACCCGCACCGAGATCGACCCGCCGAGCGAGTTGCCGATCAGGTGGACCGGTCCCCGCCCGGAGTGGTCCAGGTAGTCGATCAGCGTCGACGCGAAGGACGGGATCGAATAACGCGGGCTCGGGTCGCTGTAACCGAACCCGGGCAGGTCGACCGCCTGGCCGTCGAGCCGGTCGGCGAGCAGCCCGGCCAAGTCGGTGAAATTCTGCGAGGAACCACCCAGCCCGTGTACGTACACGGCGGGCTGGGCCTCAGGAGTCAGCCCCGGGGTGTCCCGGACGTGCAGCATCGCGCCACCGACCGTGACCCGGCGCGCGGGCCACGGTGGCGGAACCTCACCATCCGGCAACAGCGTGCTGTCGTCGGCAAGAATCGCGCCTCTCATCAGCCCCTCATCAGGCCTGTGGTCAGGCCGTTCATCGGGCCTATGGTCAGGCCTTTCGCCGGGCCTCTCAACAGGCCTTTCGCCGGGCCCCTCATCAGGCCAGCAGTGCCTCTAGGCGGCGGTTGACCGCGGCCAAGGTGGCGCGGACCATGGCGTGCCGGTCG from Actinoplanes derwentensis includes these protein-coding regions:
- a CDS encoding prenyltransferase/squalene oxidase repeat-containing protein; protein product: MIDIDAAIGYVVAHGDPVERARLSHIRTGQPPLPEIVDRIAAGQLPEGGWPASADDGAIPSIDATCFRLAELDDIGVLNSPIGERALQWLASAQRGDGTWQEHESLAGQAPPWALPGDPEATLYLTSLAGFWLTAVAVATDPFQTRSPYDEVARSSATWVAAQLRPDGSWPSFLATGWHAAGLLHQQQFFYESARVQQVLGSRLPDMSPADVAAMTVALRRVNLGDDWLLQSAWKRLGEAQRVDGGWDSNEGPLFDVNATLTALRACR
- the moeZ gene encoding adenylyltransferase/sulfurtransferase MoeZ, which gives rise to MGLPPLVEPAAELSVDEIRRYSRHLIIPDVGMDGQKRLKNAKVLAVGAGGLGSPALLYLAAAGVGTLGIIDFDTVDESNLQRQVIHGVSDVGTPKAESAARSIAEINPLVNVVIHNTALDRDNVKEIFSQYDLIVDGTDNFATRYMVNDAAVLLGKPYVWGSIYRFDGQASVFWEEHGPCYRCLYPEPPPPGMVPSCAEGGVLGVLCASIGSIQVNEAIKLITGIGEPLVGRLMVYDALEMEYRKIKVRKDPDCALCGDNPTVTDLLEDYEDFCGAVSEEAQEAITGSTITARELKDWQDSGKDIFLADVREPAEWEINRIPGAVLIPKGEILSGAALAQFPQDKQIVLHCKSGVRSAEALAALKAAGFKDAVHVQGGIVSWVSTVDPSLPSY
- a CDS encoding DUF3152 domain-containing protein, yielding MTASTDPARKPARKPAAKKSTAGENLEPDAVKSPSARAATERAPARKTTVTRAEPRPVGERAARRRPVAKPPEVAETAPPARGPEMTRGILELAAERLAASQPRTPELEPPAPAPGDPMAAPGTSVGLRAAGGRRSSRSGGMRALPEAPRPPAPDNGWLGGPVEPEPALEVDEKPARNVYADDIPLEDRYPRTPNRRGLPPSLRLPAELPDNLWPPKNLLDRNLAENPPVTPRVESIPELAGRHHAPEFEPVTEERIYVPAASEPVPDEEPAPDFLPAVLSQHEVAEREEIDYVPAHSRPSPARHMVPESVTTRQVRRRRRAVLVAYTMVVLTALVVGHEVWTGGQPIDSVRDKPEVAQPAGEIGVPAGPTPAVTMTGAPLEEPTSKKKGKSGDFSYERSRGPMLGESGRLYRFRVAVEEVVEDTSPAGFAEVIDETLGDDRSWVHSGELRLRRAAKAGDDVDFTIYLASAKTSEKMCAAGGLDTDGYTSCRLPGKVIINAARWAGAVPEFGDRLTTYRRYTINHEVGHELGHGHEACPGKGEPAPVMQQQTFGLKGCTANAWPYLDGDRYQGKPIA
- a CDS encoding DUF3152 domain-containing protein; translated protein: MPSKGSGDFTFSSERGPVAGSKGTLRRFKVAVEKGSGEDVADFTERVRAVLEDERSWAGSGKFRLQLVAGSDKADFTIYLATRVTAGRMCERGGTDIRIGGVPFTSCRTSGKAIINLDRWRKSSTPYLAAKAGLAEYRQYVINHEVGHELGHRHEGCPEAGGPAPVMVQQTLTLRGCTPYSWPRRNDKNLAGPRL
- a CDS encoding alpha/beta fold hydrolase, which encodes MRGAILADDSTLLPDGEVPPPWPARRVTVGGAMLHVRDTPGLTPEAQPAVYVHGLGGSSQNFTDLAGLLADRLDGQAVDLPGFGYSDPSPRYSIPSFASTLIDYLDHSGRGPVHLIGNSLGGSISVRVAALRPDLVRTLTLISPAMPFLDPRRTAQGPVLPLLALPGAERLMAWALTRVTAEEMAEQVLAACFGDTTKVHPQRRAEAMAEIQLRYTVAHYPRAYLGTLRGLVGSFLRAYLPGDNSQWRLAARIEAPTLVIGGLTDKLIDPRVPAQVARIVPDGRLLILPGVGHVAQMEVPRLVGRAIVGLLTEAHQSTSGNV